A section of the Dehalobacter sp. DCM genome encodes:
- the eno gene encoding phosphopyruvate hydratase, with the protein MSFIDQVIAREILDSRGFPTVEVDVILEDGTMGRAAVPSGASTGAFEALELRDGDQARYKGKGVLTAVDNVNDIIGPEMEGLNVFDQPGIDRILNEIDGTETKSKLGANAILGVSLAAARAASLYIGLPFYQYIGGINAKELPVPMMNILNGGKHADNNVDIQEFMIMPVGASSFVEAMRMGAEIYHTLKAVLKAKGLVTAIGDEGGFAPNLRSNAEALEVIVDAITKAGYKPGEEVTLALDAAATEMYKNGLYVMEGEGLTKNADEMIAYYEDLCSKYPVVSIEDGLSEEDWEGWAKLTQRLGKKIQLVGDDLFVTNPTRLSRGIQEKCGNSILIKLNQIGTLTETLDTIELAKRAGYTTVISHRSGETEDVSLAHIAVAVNAGQLKTGAPARTDRLVKYNELLRIEEELGLTAIYKGKAVLK; encoded by the coding sequence GTGAGTTTTATTGATCAGGTAATTGCCAGAGAAATCCTCGATTCCAGAGGTTTCCCCACCGTAGAAGTCGATGTTATTTTAGAAGATGGAACCATGGGGCGTGCGGCTGTGCCATCCGGTGCCTCCACCGGAGCTTTTGAAGCATTAGAGCTGCGTGATGGTGATCAAGCGCGTTATAAAGGAAAAGGTGTGCTTACAGCGGTTGACAACGTCAATGATATCATTGGACCCGAGATGGAAGGACTGAATGTCTTCGACCAGCCGGGAATCGACCGGATATTGAATGAGATTGATGGCACGGAAACAAAAAGCAAACTGGGTGCGAATGCGATTTTGGGTGTATCTCTTGCCGCAGCCAGAGCGGCTTCCCTCTACATCGGACTGCCTTTCTATCAATATATAGGTGGTATCAATGCTAAAGAGCTGCCCGTACCGATGATGAACATCTTAAATGGCGGTAAACATGCCGACAATAACGTGGATATCCAGGAATTTATGATTATGCCGGTTGGTGCCTCCAGTTTTGTCGAAGCTATGCGGATGGGCGCTGAAATATACCATACGTTAAAGGCAGTGCTCAAAGCGAAAGGGTTGGTCACTGCTATCGGCGATGAAGGCGGGTTTGCTCCGAATCTTCGATCTAATGCGGAAGCACTTGAAGTTATTGTCGATGCCATTACAAAAGCCGGTTACAAACCCGGCGAAGAAGTGACCCTAGCTTTGGACGCCGCGGCTACGGAGATGTACAAGAACGGTCTCTATGTCATGGAAGGCGAAGGACTGACAAAAAATGCAGATGAAATGATCGCCTATTATGAAGATTTATGCAGTAAGTACCCGGTTGTATCCATCGAAGACGGTTTATCGGAAGAAGACTGGGAAGGCTGGGCTAAACTGACCCAGCGTCTCGGCAAGAAGATTCAACTTGTCGGCGATGATTTATTCGTAACGAATCCGACGCGGCTCAGTCGCGGAATCCAGGAAAAGTGCGGCAATTCTATTTTGATCAAGCTAAACCAGATTGGAACCCTGACTGAAACGTTGGATACGATCGAATTAGCCAAGAGAGCTGGCTATACCACGGTCATTTCGCATCGCTCCGGGGAAACGGAAGACGTCTCTCTAGCTCATATTGCCGTCGCCGTCAACGCCGGTCAACTGAAAACCGGTGCACCGGCACGGACAGACCGTCTGGTTAAATACAACGAGCTTCTCCGGATTGAGGAAGAGCTTGGATTAACCGCGATATACAAAGGTAAAGCCGTC